The sequence AACAACKATTTGAYCCATTCAAGTTGAATTTCTATTTCTGGTMatttttcatcacattttcttKACTAATCAACTTGACTTGGTTCGGTTCCGACTCGTTTGTGTTGGACTTTTTTCAGCTGCAGTCTGagttataaaacaaatatatttaggACAATGAAGACCTGGAATTTGTAGCAAGTGYATTTGTCAATATTTAATATCTTGGCAGTTTTGGTCAAGTTGTCatgatttttgtgttaaaaatgtagtttacaactaaaaccttttttttaaacaaaaaagtgaaattagcTTGAGCATATTTGAATTAAGTAAATGCTGGGAAAGTAAATGATTTGACTCCTGATCCCCAAACATCTCTAAAAATGCCATTAAattggtgtttgtttgttttttgcttgatGGATGAAACTCCTTCTATTGGTATCAATGTACCTCATGTTACTCATGCATTGAAATGCTTGATGGTTTTGGTCCAGAGCCATTCGGATGTTGGGTTTCTGAGGTTTGGCTTCACGTCCTCTGCAGGAATTGGACCATCTTATGGACTTGACAGGATTTTTAGGATTGTAATTACGTTGGTAGAGTCGGTAGTTCTGCTAAGRCTTCAGTCTTGTCCTTGGATTAATTTCTGGGAGTGAGCGTTCACTGCCATCTCTGCTTGTCCTGCATCGTCTTCTTCATGTGATTTAGTCATTGTTGGAAGCCTTGAAGCCTGATTCTCTGCAGAAATCCGACTCTGGCCTCGTTCAGCTCGCCGTTTTCTCAGGTGTCGCTGAACCACAGCCTCACACCAGGTCTCGTGTTGCTCTGGTAAAACGTTCTTTGCTGCGTCTCACTGAGCTTGTGGGAGGAGAGGAGGTGTAGCCTAAATATGAATCAAGGTCATATTTCCTTAGGCATTGAAAATGTAGGCTAACTTACCCTTTTTATGATGGCATGCAATGTGGAAAGAGCAACATCGGCTAAATTAGTGTTGAATTTACAGGAGCTACAGGGTTATTAATGCATCATATATTTAAAGCTAAACTCTGTGTGGTTTATGCTAATTGCATTTTCAAATGCAAAGGTCTTTTTTTYMMSKTTKKtttttttaaatctgaaaataaattcatgatattctttaatattaaatattcatggTGTAGGTGACAGATTGTACAAACACCTTCAGTCTGATGTTGAATGTGTTGAAGAAATCCAAAAATAGCAGCACAGTTGCTTTAAATTGTATCACTAAAAACCTCAGATGTAAGACGCATGTAGGtaaattaaatatgttacaTTCAAGAAAGTACTTCCTGTTGACGCCTGCTGTGTAGCAGTATGCCTTGTTTTACATGGAAAAACAATGTCTGCTAACTATAGCTGCTAACAATGCTAATTATAGCTGCTAACAATGCTAATTATAGCTGCTAACAATGCTAATTATAGCTGCTAACAATGCTAATTATAGCTGCTAATGATGCTGCTAAAAATGCTAACGATAGCTTTTAACAATGCTAACAAGTTAGAACTGTTAGTACCAATAGCTGCTAACATTGGGATTAGGTTAGTGTCCTACATTTGCTAAACTAAAgggctgtttctgtttttttgtgactcttttaatgaattatttccTCTCTAGTTTAAAATCTGGATTACCTGGACTGCTCAAAGTTAAACTGCAGAATTTTACGTTTTTTggaatctttatttttgtttttgaaaacaaaaactaataattttaatgttgttgtttttttgccttaaGACATATTTATAAATGGGAGTTTAGTATGTGGACTAGTAAAAGCCCATATTCTAAATATCTAAGCAGATTGTAATACCATAAACCCCAGTGTTACTAAGTATAATGAGCTTTAATGGTATCAAAAAGTGGATACTGTCTGATTCTAttttatagatatatatttacAGATAGTATTAATTGATGAGCTGCTTGAATTTGTGGTTAAAGTgacaaattataaatataaacaactataatagttttataaaatagtttttctctcatttatatttagttttaaggTCAGGCACCATcttaatgatgatgatgatgatgatgatgtgacCGTAAACTATTAAAACAWTGCAGAAGCTGATGTTTCCGTCRCTGCTATCAGACGCGTCACGTTKCAGTCATGAGGAATTTGTCGCTGCCACTTCCAGACATGAAAAGTTTCACTTTCCAAGGAATTTCTAATTTATGctcagaaaaatgaaattaacCTCAATCTGAACATCAAGTCTTCCTTTTTCCACAGCTATCCTGTTACTCactacaaacaataaaacaagcagaaaagaCCATGAAGAGCTGATTTCAGgaatcttttattttgcttcatgaactttaattcttgtgttttttttctttcttcttcttcttcttcacagaATGGCACAAAGAAATCCTGGGACTTTATGCAGAGTCACGACAggtaaaatctgaattttctcCTGTCGAATGATCAACGCCGCTTCGGTTCGCAAAGATGGAAATGAGTCGGCCATGTTTGAGCCTAACATGGAGTCCCATTTAAATATTGAGCTGAAAACTTYGCTGTCGGTGCTTGTAAAGCTCTAAAACAtgattgttattttaattaagaaacattaattaaaagaaGCTCTTCACTGTAAACCAGGGGTGttcaaactttttatcaaaataatagTCAAAACTACTTGCAGgctaaaaatgtacaaaagcaaaattaaatcaaGCAAATWaattttttttttaggaaaMGGGTGTTATTTATTCCAAATCCAAAATTTAAACARgattttgcacgtttttgtaTTAAACGAAAGGatcttgttcattttctttcaaaacgtttgctgtatttagccaagtttagataaaagctgatttgtgTGCAGCGACGTTGCTTTTTTTAGGAAAAGTCTTTGGATGAACTTGGTTCTTCTTATTATAAAAGCTTAGTTATCAAATTATGAACACTTTCCGTTATAAGAAAGTCACGTCAGATATGAATTTACCCAAATTATACATTTGTATCATATTTGAATTGCAGTTGGTGGACCGCGCCAAATCACTGCCAGGGCCATAAACGGCCCCCCGGCCTTCACTTTGGGAACCCCATATAGCTCTCTGTGATCTGGAAATAAACATACCTGTTAGTTTAGATTAATTTTAGAAAGTTTTTCTGCTACacaatttattaaacaaaacattataaaatCCAGATTCTCTCTGAAATGCAACTTTAATAAATCTGgtatttttattcctttatgGCTGAGTGGTTGAGTTAAAGATGGCTGTTTTCAGGGGAAGTTGCACctgcttttttgtgttttttacatggaataaaatgacaataaaactgtaaactgtaataaaaatctgacactTGGGTGCCAAAGCCACAGTGATGCCCTGAGGTCACTCTCGGGTCATTTCTAGCCTCTTTCCTGCACTACTGACCCCAAACAGAGATTGTTGTTAAAGAAACGGCACCCCTGAGAGAAAGGCGGTAAACGTCSAACCTGTGTTTCTAACAAAAGATTTCCCCTGGCGACAGGTAGCTATTCACTAAGAGGAAATCCTGCCGGGTTGTTACAGGGAAAGGAACCTGGGAttgtttctgggtttttgttGAATTGAGTTGGATTTATGTTTGCGGTGCTGGATTGTCTTTTTTCAAGGAAGAAGCATTTAAAAGatgcatatttaaattttgtagAAATCCCCAAACTGAAAGTATTCAGAGgccaaaatgtaacttttttttttcttccattagaAATGATTTCTGTCTATTTTACGTTTTCCTAAATATTTCCAGTGATTTAcctttttgggatttttaatttccatttcttACGTCTCTATAAGATGTTTTTAKTAAGACTTTTCTTCAGCCAAATGTCATGGATGGTGTGCCAAAgtctgtttttgagtaaaaacgtaatataaaaaaattMTTTGTGTTGTACTTAAGAACATATAAACATGCAACAGAAAATCTCAtcctaaaataattacaataaagtGTTGGAGTGCCAAATTTGTGCCATTATTGTATTGCAGACGAGGGCCGCACAAAATTAATCCAAggaccacaaatggcccccgagccACAATTTGGACATCccagttttagatgttttagttCCCCTGCAATCAAattacaacttctttaaattttgactttattctaatTAGTTTTCCAGAGCAGCCAGAACACAAGCAacacctttgtgttttttttaattaaaaaaatatcataatcattatttcatgtcttttttttttttttaaattgtgatgTTAGGTTGTTATTTAAGRAGATGTTGATTACAACTATTGCTCCCTGTTTGTGTACTTTCATTATAAAAGTCCTGTTTATGCAGATAAAGGTTTCAAAAATAGTTTccttttcagcattttgtgtcatttaatcCAATATGTGAAGCTTTAGAAGAAGTGAAGACACTATAGTATTATTTACTTGCAGTCCTTGTACTGACCTTTAGGTGACGCATGTGACATTTAAAGTAAGTCACCTCRTGATGCAGGGAACATTGGAAATGTTTTAGCTTGCAAAGTGAAGATCTTTGCAGGATAARTTAGATAAATTWGCAAAATGGAAATTTATCAAAAACTCTCCASGTCCTGGAATCGACTCTGGTTTCTTTATTCCATGTTTTGCCTtaataagtaaaacaaacatggacCCGTGTTCTCCTTCTGATATTGAAGAGattcacaaaaatgcattttttttttttttatcgtaaAAGGTTTCTCTTTTTAAGTTGAACAAATTGTTTGCTGAGATCCTATTAAGTACGAGAGCTGTGCTTTGTTTAGGCCAAATTAAGCATTAAATTTGCCTAAATCACGTTtaagctgaagcagaaagtcTTTGGAAATATTGGAGACGACATCAGAGCCCAAAGTTAATCAATAactaattaaagttaaaatgtataAGTTATGCGACGGCACCTCCCGTTtataaaaagtctgaatttgaGCTACAAAGACTTCAAAGCGACTAGATGGTCCATCTGTCTGTCAGTGTCTATATTTGACTAATCGATTAGATCAATGAGGAAATATTGATCTGAGAAATCCAATCCCGGCCCAGTCGGGGGGTAGAGCGTCACCGTGGCAACCATCAGTGTTGCCCTTTATTCGGTCAAGGAGAAACACTGAAACTGGGATCTGAGTGGTGCGTCGGGCTGCTGTTTGAACTGAAACTGGCCTGAAATTTCTGATCAGCTTCAGGAAAAAGCAACACAATGatgtcagtaaaacaaaataaaaaaataccaagaAAATGTACTGACATTTGTGtttacaattaattaaaaaaaatatatatatatataaaacatttttccaatatgttgtgtttttggaaGTTCGTTTAAAGGGTTTCTCTTTCTGCTTCCAATCAGCGAGCGTCAAACGTTGGTCACAAGYGCAGCTCTCTCATGTTCTTCTGGGAAACCAGCAAAGTGgaaaaggttgtttttgtttctgcgcTTTCAGCGAGGTGGCAGAGAGGAAAGAAGTGATTGAGAAAGGAAGTGAAGCTGCTGGTGTGAAACCCTTTTAAAAAGGATCAAAAGCTTCACAATTATCAGCAGAGacaaagttttccttttctatTCTGTAAAAACTGTCCAGGCCAAACCGGAATATTGTGTCTAGTGCTCATATCTTAGTTTTGTTTMatttcaagtgtaccaactTAAAAGTAGATATTCAGCAAGAAAAttattatgatttaattttcGTTTGGGATTaataagtatttttgaatttgaatttatttgaattgaagaaataggagcttgttttacttcaataattccataatattgatgaaaaagtttgagttcYACtggtgccgttacctagcaacgccagccaagcccagcccgtcgcctagcaacccaggtttagttccactggcagattatttcacttatagtacagtaaaaatgtattaagtgaaataatctggtactttttcaacaatataaagaaattattgacttaaaacaagtttttttgtcttgctaaaaatgtgcttatatgttagttttgtcttatatgaagtgaactaaaatatttccagtAGAAACTAGATGCAGATatttggttagattttgtgtttttgcagtgaagcgACAAACATGATGCAAACAAACGGCTTGATAGTTCAGGTATTACCTGCTACTCTCCATGTCTGTTTTGGGGCGTTTAAAACGCGTCTCCACATGTTTCAGTTAGTTTAGATAAAAATGCAGATCATCTCCTGACTGAGTGTCTATTCAGTCACAGCAATCCCCCACTCGGTTTTTTGTTGTCTTATCCACCGCAGTGTCACAAACTGCAGACCCATCTGTCCCGTTGATAAACATTTAGCTGACATGAGGTATTTTTTTGGCGAGCAGAGAGCGCAAAACGCGTTTTTCATcatctgaaatttaaaaatgcaaacagaagtTCATCATCGTCTCAGGAGTTGTTGTTGTTAGAAACTTTTCACAGCAATCTCCTGGTTTCCCTTTGAGCATGGGAAAGACGGGGCAGGGTTTCCTGCCGCCTCAGACGCATCCGCTTTCCCAACGCCGACCCTMGGCTTCAGGTtttcaccaacacacacacacacacggacagacggacagacagacacgGCAGTGACCGTTGACCCTCGCTCTAGTTTTATGTCCATATCCTGGTTGCGACGAGTTGAAATCCCAGCGATGTGACCTGCTGCTCTCCGGATTCCGATTCTTATTTTAGTATTGTTAGTCCGGctaatgacatttattttagtatcgcttttatttttaggaGTTTAGAACAGGAAAACTCCAATATGAAGATAAATTTGGAAACCTTTGTCATCTGATGGAGCTTAATGAAGACGTTTATAAAGTTTGTTGTCTGWGCAGTGTTTTATRcaaattgtttaattttaaataccaGTTCTGGGATGAAATGTCACACTggaaaacactaaatcttacattttggtttattttataatgCAAATATATTGGTGCACTTGAAATCGGTCAAAACTAACTCATTCAGGCAgaaataagagcttgttttaaataaataatttagcttataacatggggaaaaaacgattagaagtgaaataatctgctagtggaactagaaaaaattcaacaatattaataaaacaagttattacttacttggacacccctgatgttaaaatttaaatgataaaaggaAGTTGTAATGGCTGCAATTTGCTTWAAGAAAAGAAAGTAAGGTGATAAAATCAAGCCTGAAATCTGGGCAGCATGCAGTGAGATTATCACTGCAACTATAAGGCTGAAAATCGTTTTcctgaaaagaacaaaactccTCAGTCTGACTTACAGCTGCAAAGATTTGAGCTTCCAACGCggaaaaagatgcaaacaaatagattcaacaagaaaatacaaaatatgagGGAAACTTTTCtctaaataacattaaaacgctaaaaactgcaaagaaaaRACTTGAAATTGCTGAGCTGTTTGTGAAGGGATGCCTTTCATTTGTTACAACATAAAATGCTTTCAGATTTTATGATGAATCCATGCTTCTGAAATGTCGGCGTGTTATATGGTGacttttcctgtatttttcaGCGTATCTGTGCTGCTCTTCAACACCACCTCWCACTGTTTTGTCCTCGTCAAGCAGTTCCGTCCAGgtaccttttatttatttttgtcactgatCTGAATTTGGACTTTTGAGCATCCGGTGTGCactttcacttttaaaacaacaacatgtttaATCGGCTTCTTTATCAGAAATCGCTGCAGAGCTTTAAATTTAGGGAAGTCTGGGCCGTGATTTATCCCCTCTTTTAATCTCGTTTAgataaaaacaaccacaacccAGAGCACGGTTGCATTTTTAACCTTAAATATAACAGTTTGATGAATTCATATCCATCAATCTCCTGCTGTCTCGCACCTGCAGCYGTTTACATGTGTGAGTGGGAAAAGGCCAAGACGAAGACTTCTCAGGGCGCCGAGAAGACCGAAGAGGGCGACGCCTCCGAATCTCAAGAGGGCCAGTCGGCCCCGGCCGAGGAGAGCTCTCCTTCGTCCCCGTGGCCCCCGGCCTCGGCGGGGGTCACCTACGAGCTCTGCGCCGGCCTGGTGGACAAACCGGACCTGTCGCTGGAGGAGATCGCCCGGCAGGAAGTGCTGGAGGAGTGTGGCTACGATATACCAGCCTCCAAGCTGAAGAGGATTACTTCGTTCAGGTTAGCGCCGCTTTAGACGTTTCCTCAGAAATGAGGGTTTGGAAtcagctgctgcttcctccGAGCTCCTCCCGTAAATCTGCTGGCCATCAGAGACGCGTCGGAGTGAAAGACGGTGACAAGCCTAACAAATGCAACCCAGAAGTTGGAGGCCGTATGAATAAAGTGGAAAACAATTCCTCCTGTTCACGGCTGAGGAGTCGCTTCCTGGTGTAAGGAAAAACGGTTTTATACGcagtaaaaatagattttccaTTCTTCTGTGTGGAAATAAGAAAGAATGGTAACAACAACTGAACTAGGCAAAGAGTTATAGACTTTAAATAACAGCTGGACTATTGTTCAGGTGCTGCAAGAGTCTCAGATTATACAGGAAGAtgttaaacaatatttaaccaATATATATCGGCTATCATTAGatctgttgtaaacgattatgtTAGTAGACGAGTCATCTTATCGATTGTGCTAAcaactaatcaaataaaacatttctctagTTTCTATCTAAAGAGGTTTTATTATGCATAATTCacgtttttgtacatttattttggtttttactgcttctaaaaacagcatcaaaaattaaaaacatctagCCTGTTTTTGGCAGTAAATTAATGTTTCATCAGCtggcactgcgccgttacctagcaaccccggtgaagcccagcccgttacctagcaaccccagtgaagtccagctcgttacctagcaacccaggctgagctccagcacgtaTGATTTGGTGCTAAAAAggtaatgaaaatgtttttatcgcCCACTGAGCTGGCCTAACATATTCAAAAAAGCATCATGGGTCACATTTAAGctagtaaaaaaatatacatgaaagaaaaaattcttctaaataaacaatttagttCATTTTGTAGCTTAAAAttcaatatgtttaaaatatgatttcaatgtgcaaaaatagatgagaaatgaagcattttatttttaatacttgGTGATTTTATTCTTGGTGTAAGAAACTGTTTTAGTatttggaataatttttttcccctaatctGAGGGAAGTGTAAAACGGGAGGAAGTAGCAGTGTAACGAGATAAAATATTAACGCTAGCTGTTGTTAGGGGAACCTCTGAAATGAAACCCAACTAATAACTGCTGGAGCTTCTTAAAATAATAAGCAGTGTGAGTGAGTTGGAGGGAAACTTCAGGGGAAACCATTCATCACTGTCAACATGTTGGCTGCCCGGCGCTGCCAGGATGTGAGCAGCCCCACATCCGACAGTAAAACCTGGACAGGCGTGACTGAACGCTAacgaaaatatgtttttgatttgaCTTGAAAACCTCCTGCAGCTCAGCTGGTGTCGTCTGGGTCCATTGTTATGTGCGGGCGGCTTCCATTGTGTAGGATGGTGTCATCTTAACCCGCATGAAGCCCAtaagggtctttttttttcttttcttctttccatttggcaaacatgcacaaaaacgCAACACGGCTCAGGAAATGGAAAACTCCAAACAAAACTTAATGGGATTTTACTCCACAGTTCCTTGGAAAAGAATTCATTGTTATATTTGACTTAAATGGATTTGTTGTGATGGtaacaatattgttgttttgagagcCTTTTCAAAGATCAACCATCTTTCATTTCTAATGCATATTTATCGTTTGAACTGGAAGACTTTATATTTccaaaattaagcaaataaaatggatacCGAAGTTTTATGTCATCTGGTTTTTGgtagagagaaaaacaatcacacattttaagatcattttaatttatcatgcgatttattgcttattgcaacaagcttaattattaaattgaaagaaaattggagcataggttgtttttttttcataaaaatggaGCAGCTCAGACATAACCAgacatcattttattatttttttaaaataaacaatacttaaaaaaaaaataaaatttaaatagaaattttttttttttaattgtcaaattttaaaataaaattctgaaaactgGGGCATGTCTTGGCACTAGCTTAACGCATGCATACATGCAAATTTTAGCTTATTGTTTTGCAGACAAGCTAAACAGTAGAatacatgatgctgccaccaccgtgttttaaAATGGCGgctgttttttaaagcattttccaTATTAACAAGCAAAAAACAAGTTTACTTTCATTCACTTCTAAGCACCTTCTGCTTCTTGCTAATGTTTGCTTtgctaatttaatttcttttatgtt is a genomic window of Poecilia reticulata strain Guanapo linkage group LG21, Guppy_female_1.0+MT, whole genome shotgun sequence containing:
- the nudt14 gene encoding uridine diphosphate glucose pyrophosphatase NUDT14, which produces MEEINNVEVVPCTESEYLKPFRVLYNQNGTKKSWDFMQSHDSVSVLLFNTTSHCFVLVKQFRPAVYMCEWEKAKTKTSQGAEKTEEGDASESQEGQSAPAEESSPSSPWPPASAGVTYELCAGLVDKPDLSLEEIARQEVLEECGYDIPASKLKRITSFRSSVGVIGSKQTMFYAEVSDDNCVSAGGGDPREGELIEVVKVPLHEAMTFAYDERIPKSLGLIFSFIWFHNNMSPKYKISTNV